The following is a genomic window from Luteitalea sp..
CTCCCTCGTCGAGATTGCGCTTGCCGGGCTCGAAGGGCGCGGCGTGGTGCTGCGTGGTCGCTTTACGACCGCGTGCGGTCCGAACGAGGTCGAGTGGTGCGAGCGGCGCCTCCTGGCCCGCATCCATCGTCTTACCTTGGGTCGGCTGCGGCGCGAGATCGAGCCGGTGACCGCAGCCGACTTCATCCGTTTCCTCTTGCGCTGGCAGCACGTCGCACCGGGAACCCAGATGCATGGTCGCGACGGGCTCCTGGAGGTGATCCGTCAACTCCAGGGCGTGGAGCTGCCCGCGCCGGCCTGGGAGCAGTGGGTGCTACCAGCGCGGGTCGCCGATTACGATGCCGCCGATCTGGAGCAGCTCTGCCTCGCGGGCGTTGTCGCCTGGGGAAGGCTGTCGCGCCGAGAAGTTCCGGAGGAAGTGCAGGGGCTGACCAGTAGCGCGCGGCCCATCAGTGGCCGATCACGGCGCGTCGTCTCCGCGCCTACACGTCAGGCGCCGCTCGCCTTCGTGCTGCGCGAGAACCTTACCGGCTTTCTGGACGATCAGCAAGGCACGTGGTCGCGTGCGGAAGGACTCTCGCGCGAGGCAACAGCAGTGGCTGCCCATCTCGAGCAGCGAGGGGCATCGTTCATCACGGATCTGGCGCGCGGGACGGGACTGATGGCAGCGGCCGCCGAAGAGGCGCTTTGGGAGCTCGTTGCGCGCGGCCTGGTGACCGGTGACGGCATTGCCGGGCTCCGCGTGCTGCTGCAGCCCCAGCACCAACGAAGGGCGGCGAGCGGACGGCTGCGTCTCATACGCGGCGGACGATTGGTGCCCCGGTTGATGCCGGTGGGACGATGGGCGCTCTGGGGCGGTGAGGCGTCGGACATGTCGCCGGAGCTCAAGACTGAGTCTCGCGCCTGGCAGTTCCTCCGTCGGTACGGCGTCGTCTTTCGTGACCTGTTGGCCCGTGAGGCGCAGGCGCCACCGTGGCGCGTGCTGCTTGGCATCTACCGTCGTCTCGAGGCGCGCGGCGAGATCCGCGGCGGCCGGTTCGTCGACGGCTTCGTCGGCGAGCAATATGCGCTGTCGGGTGCAGTGGATGCGCTTCGCGCCGCCCGCCGCATGCCCACCTCTGGGGAGCTGGTCCTCGTGAGCAGCGCGGATCCGCTGAACCTCGTTGGCATCCTTACACCGGGCGGTCGTGTCTCGCCGTTCTCGAAACAGGTGATTGCCTTCCGTGACGGCGTGCCGGTCGACGTCGGCCCCCTTGGAGCCGTGCGGAGCCGGCTTCGGATCACCTCGGTTGGGAGCGCAAGTCTTTTGGGGCCAGCCTGAACCCATGCAGTCAGTAGCCTTGCGGCCGGGTCATCCTGACCTACCGATGTCTCACGACTTCAATTATCGGATTCTGGACGAGGTCGGGCACCGGCCGTGGACGATGCCTCGCGGCCCATGGATCATGCGGCAGACGTGGCATGACCTCCTGTTTGCGCACTGGGCAGTGGATCCACCGCGCCTGGCGGCCGTCATTCCGCCGCGTCTCGAGCTCGACGTGTTCGACGGCCGCGCATGGCTCGGAGTCGTGCCGTTTCGCATGACCAACGTTGCGCCGCGCGGTGTACCGGCACTACCTTGGCTCTCTGCGTTTCCCGAGCTGAACGTGCGTACGTACGTGCGGATTGGCGAGAAGCCCGGCGTGTACTTCTTTAGCTTGGATGCTAGCAACCGGCCCGCCGTGAGTGTGGGCCGAGCGCTGTTTCGTTTACCGTACCACTGGGCGTCGATGCACGTTGAGCAGCGAGGTGACGAGATTCACTACGTCAGCCAACGCCACGGGAGCCGAGCGGCACGGCTCGTTGCCACGTACCGGCCGGCTGGACCCGTGTTTCACGCGCGGGAGGGATCGCTCGAATACTTCCTGACCGAGCGCTACTGTTTGTACACGGTCGACGCGAAGGGGAAGACGTTCACGGTCGACATCCATCATCCCCCGTGGCCCCTGCGAGCGGCCTCTGCTGAGATCTTCGTGAACACGATGGCCGATCCGATCGGCCTCCAACTGGCGGCCCCCGCTGACGCGGTGGCGGGTGCGCCAGTTCTGCACTTTGCAAAGCGACAAGACATGGTGAGCTGGCGGTTGGTTCACACCACCGCGAAGTCACGATCCGGCGGCCCGCGTTGGACATAGTCCATCGCACGTCACGGGGAAGGAGCCAGCGACGATGGGCTCACTGAGGAGCTGGAGTTGCCCGTCAGTCTCACCGTATTTCTCGCATAGTCAACCTCGGAAGATACCACCGCAGCGATCATGCCAGACTGAACGGGCTCGCGTTGAGTCTTGTTGCGGTCCATTAGCTCATCGGGTCGCCGTTTGCCTGTGGAGCCCTTCTCGCCTGACGCCATGCCCGCATGAGCCGCGTGCGCGGTGCCTCTAGAGTCTGGGTGTCTGGCCCCGAATGACGTCGCTACTGTGTCCCGCTCTCCGCTAGAATCCGCCGATAGACCTCGCGTGCATGCTCGTAGGCCTTGGCCGCTTCGTCGCGCTCCTCCTCGGCGATCTGCGGCGCCTTCTGCCTCCAGCATTGATCGACCGCTTTCAAGCACCACTCGGCGCTGCGCCGTGACGCGCGAATAGGCTTCCCGCCTACGAGGACGAATATGGGATTCGTATGCGAAGAGGGGAGGATGCGCAGGGCAACCCAGCTGCTTCGAGCGATAGGCGCCTCGAATGACACCGCGCGCAGCTTGCCATCGGCGAGGACGTTCTTCGTGGCGACCGCTTGGCCGTTGACGATCAGCTCGACCGGCACCTCCCGCGTGTTACCGACTCGCGCTCGTTCGAGATCCCAATACGGCTTCTCGGCGAGCGGAGTACTTCGCACGACCGCGTTTGGCGCTTCGTCGAGCCTGGCTGCCACCTGTGCCGTCACGCGTAAGGTGGATCGACCGTCCAGCCGTAACTCGCTACGCCCCGCACCGACCGGCTGGTCGTTGACGCGGAAGTCGAGAAGATGACTCTTGCCGTCGGAGACATACGCCCGACCGTGCCGGATACCATCGACCCACGCATCGTAGCTCAGCTCTCCAGCGACCTTCACGTAGCTGCGACCCAGTCCTACGCGGTCACCATAGATGCACGGAAAGTCCGTCTCACCGCTGATCCGCGTGCGGAAGCCGGCGTTGAGCGTGTGGTACCAGATATTGAGCTCCCACGGGGCCGGCGTGTCGACGGTCGAGATGAAGTCCACCAGATCGTGCGCGACGGCGACGATATATTCGTTTGCGCCGATGCCGTCGAACTTTGGGACCTCGTCGGTCGGAATGGTCGTATCTTCGACCTCGAGGCCCCACCCCGAGTGTGCAAAGCCAACCACCGCATTCTGTGCCTTTCCCCATCGCAGGATGGGCAGCGTCCACGATGGCCAATCCTCGATGACGGCGGTTCCCGGATACTCCGGCTCCGTCAGGCGCAGCAGCACGAGATGGCCCGCATGGCTGGAGGGGAAGCCGGAGACCTCCACGTCGTAGTGCATCAGGTGCTCGGGCGTCGAGAGCCGATGGTCGCGGCCCTCGAAGAACTGTTTTTGAAAATAGTAGCCAGGGCCCCACGTGAGAATCGCACCGACGTTCAGGCCTTCGCCGACGATGTGACGAATCATGTCCTTCGGGAAGACGCCAATCGTTGGCGTCTCGTAGTGGAGGCAGCCGGCGGCGTGCACATGGTGATCGCCGGAGTACCAACCCAGGCGCGAGACGTCGATCCAACGCTGCAGCCGGCAGGTGACGGTCTGCCCGTCGCCCTCGCGGACCGACAGCGCCTGGCGCTTGGTGACGTACTCCGGGCCGCGGGTGTACTCGACGATGTAATCGCCAGGCGCCAGGGTGACCCGCTCGCCGTCTTCTCGATAGATCTGCGGGTGAAAGGAGAAATCCGGCGCCAGACGCTTGGCAGGGGACGGGTAGACGCGTCCCAGCGCATCTTTGATCACGAACGAAGCTGTCGTCGGCCGTTCCTGTTCGTCGAGCACGCGAAGCGTGACGTCCACGGAGGGCCGGGCGTCGAAGAGGATTGGGGCATTGTTGCGAAAGCCAATGTCCTGAGTGCCCTGGCCCACGTCGAAGCCGAGGACGGCTTCGCGCTTGCCGGCGTCTCGGCTATAGAGCTGAATGATTCGATACTCGAGCTCGAGGCCGGAGAGCGTTGGCGCCAGGGGGGGCTTGTCGAACATGCTGAGATCGAGCCAACGGTCCGCCACATCGCGCCGTGCGATCGTCTGCGGCGGACGCGGGTTCATGCTGGAGCCATCCGGTCCACGCGAGAAGACGGGTTTCGCCTGCGGGCTGTCCGCGCCCAACGGCGCCGTGACGCCAGCTTCGTTCCGCACTTTGACGAGGAAAGTGCGCCAGCCATTCTGCATTAGCTCGGGACGCGCTGGTCCCTGCGTCACCCTGACACGGCTCTCTGGATTGATGTGGATGTCGACGAGGCAGTGGCGATCGAGCACGTCCTGCAGCGCGAGCACGGCACGTTTCTCGTCATCATGGTCCAGGGCGGCCTCGAGCGAGCGCTTCTCGGCGGCACTGAGCGGCACGCCGAGATAGTCGAGGGCTTCGACCACGCGCGTCACTTGAGCCGCGAGCGGCTGGAGGCTGACGTTCTCGACCTTCGGAAGAGTGCTGCTGCCGTTTGCAGAGAACGATTCGGAGAGCCAGACCAGCGCCAGAAAGAACAGAGCTACCCTGACGACACCGGGGCTAGGATGCGCGACGCTCATACGTGAGCGTTCAGTGTACTCCCAATGCTGTCCAGTTAGGCCTGCCCTCGAGCGCGTCACTCTTGCGACTTCCACGATAGCTCCAGCCGATTCTCCGCAGCGAGCGTGACACGTGAATCGAACGGCGCG
Proteins encoded in this region:
- a CDS encoding DUF2071 domain-containing protein, with the protein product MSHDFNYRILDEVGHRPWTMPRGPWIMRQTWHDLLFAHWAVDPPRLAAVIPPRLELDVFDGRAWLGVVPFRMTNVAPRGVPALPWLSAFPELNVRTYVRIGEKPGVYFFSLDASNRPAVSVGRALFRLPYHWASMHVEQRGDEIHYVSQRHGSRAARLVATYRPAGPVFHAREGSLEYFLTERYCLYTVDAKGKTFTVDIHHPPWPLRAASAEIFVNTMADPIGLQLAAPADAVAGAPVLHFAKRQDMVSWRLVHTTAKSRSGGPRWT